Proteins co-encoded in one Xyrauchen texanus isolate HMW12.3.18 chromosome 19, RBS_HiC_50CHRs, whole genome shotgun sequence genomic window:
- the selenoh gene encoding selenoprotein H, whose amino-acid sequence MASRAKSGRGRKRKVEVHAEEAAVEEKKEKLDGVAKEEEETGHRVIIEHCKSURVYGRNAESVREALVASHPELCVVLNPQKPRRNSFEVTLMEGDKEFVLWTGIKKGPPRKLKFPDPAEVVTALEEALKSK is encoded by the exons ATGGCTTCTCGAGCCAAATCAG GTCGTGGCCGGAAGCGCAAGGTTGAAGTTCATGCAGAAGAAGCTGCAGTGGAGGAGAAGAAAGAAAAGCTTGATGGAGTTGCGAAGGAAGAGGAAGAAACTGGTCACAGGGTGATCATCGAGCACTG CAAAAGCTGACGCGTCTACGGGCGGAATGCTGAAAGTGTCCGCGAGGCACTTGTGGCTTCTCACCCTGAACTTTGTGTGGTGCTCAATCCGCAGAAACCTCGGAGGAACAGCTTTGAGGTCACGCTGATGGAGGGGGACAAAG agtttgttttgtggactgGCATTAAGAAAGGTCCTCCTCGCAAGCTGAAGTTTCCTGATCCAGCTGAGGTGGTGACGGCCCTGGAGGAAGCTCTGAAGAGCAAGTAG
- the LOC127660044 gene encoding macrophage migration inhibitory factor-like, translating into MRLTLKVALYCSKCRLSIAVMPMFVVNTNVSKDAVPAELLSEATQELAKATGKPAQYIAVHIVPDQMMMFGGKGDPCALCSLTSIGKIGDAQNKQYSKLLMGMLKKHLGISPDRIYINFIDMDAANVAWNSTTFG; encoded by the exons ATGAGACTGACCCTTAAAGTTGCACTCTATTGCAGTAAGTGTCGTCTCAGCATTGCAGTCATGCCGATGTTCGTGGTGAACACAAATGTTTCAAAGGACGCCGTTCCTGCGGAGCTGCTGTCGGAGGCCACGCAGGAGCTCGCAAAAGCGACGGGCAAACCCGCGCAG TACATCGCCGTGCACATCGTCCCGGATCAGATGATGATGTTCGGGGGGAAAGGAGATCCGTGCGCGCTCTGTTCTCTCACTAGCATCGGAAAAATCGGGGACGCGCAAAATAAGCAATACTCTAAACTTCTCATGGGCATGCTCAAAAAACACCTTGGCATTTCACCTGACAG GATCTATATAAACTTCATTGATATGGATGCAGCTAATGTGGCCTGGAACAGCACCACCTTTGGATaa